From Pseudoxanthomonas sp. YR558, the proteins below share one genomic window:
- the dbpA gene encoding ATP-dependent RNA helicase DbpA: MHDFSHLPLSPGLQQGVDALGYTQPTPIQAQSLPAILDGRDVIAQAPTGSGKTAAFGIGLLHRLDLASVRTQALVLCPTRELADQVAQQIRKLAVGLPNLKVLTLCGGLPLEPQIRSLEAHDPHVVVGTPGRIQELLRKKVLHLGGVRTLVLDEADRMLDMGFEEPIREITGKTPKDRQSLLFSATFTDAIRTIARNTLRDPLEVTVDAPQEQATIEQRFVQVEPARKQIALAGLIAQQRVETCVVFCNMRKDVDEVAGSLQHFGFSALALHGDMEQRDRDEVLVRFANRSCNVLVASDVAARGLDIEDLGLVVNFDMPSDADTYIHRIGRTGRAGRDGLAISLCTPRELPRATMLEERLGAPLLWDRNVPVAPKAHAAPPAAMTTLRIDAGKTDKLRPGDVLGALTGDAGLSAAAIGKINVFPTRTYVAVARDKAGAALARLNAGKIKGRSFRVRKL; this comes from the coding sequence ATGCACGATTTCTCCCATCTCCCGTTGTCGCCCGGCCTGCAGCAGGGCGTCGACGCCCTCGGCTACACCCAGCCGACCCCTATCCAGGCGCAGAGCCTGCCCGCCATTCTCGACGGCCGCGATGTCATCGCGCAGGCTCCGACCGGCAGCGGCAAGACCGCCGCGTTCGGCATCGGCCTGCTGCACCGGCTGGACCTGGCCAGCGTGCGCACCCAGGCGCTGGTGCTGTGCCCGACCCGCGAACTCGCTGACCAGGTCGCGCAACAGATTCGCAAGCTCGCGGTCGGACTGCCCAACCTGAAAGTGTTGACGCTGTGCGGCGGCCTGCCGCTGGAGCCGCAGATCCGCTCGCTGGAAGCGCACGACCCGCATGTCGTCGTCGGCACGCCGGGCCGCATCCAGGAACTGCTGCGGAAGAAGGTGTTGCACCTGGGCGGCGTGCGCACGCTGGTGCTGGACGAAGCCGACCGCATGCTGGACATGGGGTTCGAGGAGCCGATCCGCGAAATCACCGGCAAGACGCCGAAGGACCGCCAAAGCCTGCTGTTCTCCGCCACCTTCACTGACGCCATCCGCACGATCGCCCGCAATACCCTGCGCGATCCGCTGGAGGTGACCGTGGATGCTCCGCAGGAACAGGCGACGATCGAGCAACGCTTCGTGCAGGTCGAACCGGCGCGCAAGCAGATCGCACTGGCGGGGCTGATCGCGCAGCAACGCGTGGAAACCTGCGTGGTGTTCTGCAACATGCGCAAGGATGTCGACGAAGTCGCCGGCTCGCTGCAGCACTTCGGCTTCTCCGCCCTCGCCCTGCACGGCGACATGGAGCAGCGCGACCGCGACGAAGTGCTGGTGCGCTTCGCCAACCGCAGCTGCAACGTGCTGGTGGCCAGCGACGTGGCCGCGCGTGGCCTCGATATCGAAGACCTGGGCCTGGTGGTCAATTTCGACATGCCCAGCGATGCGGACACCTACATCCACCGCATCGGCCGCACCGGTCGTGCGGGCCGCGACGGCCTGGCGATCAGCCTGTGTACGCCACGCGAACTGCCGCGCGCGACGATGCTGGAAGAGCGCCTCGGCGCGCCGCTGCTGTGGGACCGCAACGTGCCGGTCGCGCCCAAGGCGCACGCCGCACCGCCGGCGGCGATGACCACGCTGCGGATCGACGCCGGCAAGACCGACAAGCTTCGCCCGGGCGACGTGCTAGGTGCGCTGACCGGCGATGCGGGGCTGTCCGCGGCGGCGATCGGCAAGATCAACGTCTTCCCCACCCGCACCTACGTGGCGGTTGCACGCGACAAGGCTGGCGCCGCACTGGCGCGGCTCAACGCGGGCAAGATCAAGGGACGAAGCTTCCGCGTGCGCAAGCTGTAA
- a CDS encoding glutathione S-transferase family protein, which yields MAEPLTIIGNYISPYVRKVLVCLELKGIPYRIDPIAPFVGDEDFSKLSPLRRIPVLIDGDLVLNDSTVICEYLQDRFPSPSLYPADPVERAKARWLEEYADSYLGDVVIWRMFFQKGVRRFLFNEGTDEEVFRKAREEELPVALDYLEARLPEAGWLFGDLSIADISIASFFRNAAFVKYQVDAQRWPRTAAFLDRALGLPAFARLAAFEDRTLRTPLPEQRTVLAEMGAPLTETTCGNAAPRYGVMRLG from the coding sequence ATGGCGGAACCGCTGACGATCATCGGCAATTACATCTCGCCCTACGTGCGGAAGGTGCTGGTCTGCCTCGAGCTGAAGGGCATTCCCTATCGCATCGATCCCATCGCGCCATTCGTGGGTGATGAAGACTTCAGCAAGCTCAGTCCGTTGCGGCGCATCCCTGTGCTGATCGACGGCGACCTGGTGCTCAACGACTCCACGGTGATCTGCGAATACCTGCAGGACCGCTTCCCATCGCCGTCGCTGTATCCAGCCGATCCGGTGGAGCGCGCGAAGGCGCGCTGGCTGGAGGAATACGCGGATTCCTACCTCGGCGACGTGGTGATTTGGCGGATGTTCTTCCAGAAAGGCGTGCGCCGCTTCCTGTTCAACGAAGGTACGGACGAGGAAGTCTTCCGCAAGGCGCGCGAGGAAGAGTTGCCCGTCGCGCTGGACTACCTGGAGGCTCGCCTGCCGGAAGCGGGCTGGCTCTTCGGCGACCTCTCGATCGCCGACATCAGTATCGCCAGCTTCTTCCGCAACGCGGCTTTCGTGAAATACCAGGTGGACGCGCAGCGCTGGCCCCGCACTGCGGCCTTCCTCGATCGCGCGCTGGGGCTCCCGGCATTCGCCAGGCTGGCCGCGTTCGAGGACCGCACGTTGCGCACGCCGTTGCCGGAGCAGCGCACCGTGCTCGCCGAGATGGGGGCGCCGCTTACCGAAACGACGTGTGGCAATGCGGCGCCGCGCTATGGCGTGATGCGGCTGGGGTGA
- a CDS encoding rhomboid family intramembrane serine protease — protein MSAPITLLLIAVTCVVSFIAFRTPSLLMRLILWPPAIDRHRQYDRLVTYGFIHADFWHLLFNMFTLFFFGRLMEQIITQLSGSRLTFVAFYFSALVVSILPTYLKHQKDPNYRSLGASGAVSAVLFAYILIDPWAMIGVFFIPMPAIVFAVLYIAYSIWMDKRGGDNINHGAHLAGAAYGILFLIALEPAVLTHFIGALSRPSFG, from the coding sequence ATGAGCGCACCGATCACCCTGCTGTTGATCGCGGTCACCTGCGTGGTGAGTTTCATCGCGTTCCGCACGCCCTCGCTGCTGATGCGCTTGATCCTCTGGCCGCCGGCGATCGACCGCCACCGCCAGTACGACCGGCTGGTGACCTACGGCTTCATCCATGCCGATTTCTGGCACCTGCTGTTCAACATGTTCACGCTGTTCTTCTTCGGGCGGCTGATGGAGCAGATCATCACCCAGCTGAGCGGTAGCCGGCTGACCTTCGTCGCGTTCTATTTCTCGGCGCTGGTGGTGTCGATCCTGCCCACCTACCTCAAGCACCAGAAGGATCCGAATTACCGCAGTCTGGGCGCGTCCGGCGCGGTATCGGCCGTGCTGTTCGCGTACATTTTGATCGATCCCTGGGCGATGATCGGGGTGTTCTTCATCCCCATGCCGGCGATCGTGTTCGCCGTGCTCTACATCGCGTACAGCATCTGGATGGACAAGCGCGGCGGCGACAACATCAATCATGGTGCCCACCTGGCGGGCGCTGCTTACGGCATCCTGTTCCTGATCGCGTTGGAGCCGGCCGTGCTGACCCACTTCATCGGCGCATTGTCGCGGCCCAGCTTCGGTTAA
- a CDS encoding YdeI/OmpD-associated family protein codes for MPTTDPRIDAYIAKAADFAQPILLHARAVVHEACPQVVETVKWGMPTFQYGGRILCGMAAFKQHASFGFWQHAQVMETGERAGMGSFGKMTKVGDFPAKRTLVALIRKAMALIDAGTKPGSKDAARTARPALRVPADLRDALAGNAAAKTTFDGFSPSARRDYIEWITEAKRAETRARRLEQAIAWLAEGKTRNWKYERRG; via the coding sequence ATGCCGACGACCGATCCGCGTATCGACGCCTACATCGCCAAGGCGGCCGACTTCGCCCAGCCGATCCTGTTGCATGCGCGCGCCGTCGTGCACGAGGCGTGCCCGCAGGTCGTGGAAACGGTGAAGTGGGGCATGCCGACGTTCCAGTACGGGGGGCGCATCCTGTGCGGGATGGCGGCGTTCAAGCAGCATGCGTCGTTCGGCTTCTGGCAGCACGCGCAGGTCATGGAGACGGGCGAGCGGGCCGGCATGGGCAGCTTCGGCAAGATGACGAAGGTCGGCGACTTCCCCGCGAAGCGCACCCTGGTCGCGTTGATCCGCAAGGCGATGGCCCTGATCGATGCCGGAACGAAGCCGGGGTCGAAAGACGCCGCACGTACCGCACGCCCCGCGTTGCGTGTGCCCGCCGACCTGCGCGATGCGCTGGCGGGCAACGCGGCTGCGAAGACCACATTCGACGGCTTCAGCCCCAGTGCCCGTCGCGACTACATCGAGTGGATTACCGAAGCCAAGCGCGCGGAGACGCGTGCGCGCCGCCTCGAACAGGCCATCGCTTGGCTTGCCGAGGGCAAGACCCGCAACTGGAAGTACGAGCGACGCGGATAA
- a CDS encoding YaeQ family protein: MALKATVVKAEMQVSDMDRHYYGGHTLTLAQHPSETDQRLMVRLLAFALFADERLEFGRGLSTEDEPDLWRKDYTGDITQWIDLGQPDESRIRKACGRADEVIVVNYGGRAADLWWDKNASALARHAHLTVIDIPFPAVETLETWMNRTMRFNVMIQDGELHWIGDEGTLDLRPVVRQAGTPRGR; the protein is encoded by the coding sequence ATGGCGCTCAAAGCCACCGTCGTCAAAGCCGAAATGCAGGTCAGCGACATGGACCGTCATTACTATGGCGGCCACACCCTCACCCTGGCCCAGCACCCCTCGGAGACCGACCAACGGCTGATGGTCCGCCTGCTGGCCTTCGCCCTGTTCGCCGACGAACGCCTGGAGTTCGGCCGCGGCCTGAGCACCGAGGACGAACCGGACCTCTGGCGCAAGGACTACACCGGGGACATCACCCAGTGGATCGACCTGGGCCAGCCGGACGAATCCCGCATCCGTAAGGCCTGCGGCCGGGCCGACGAGGTCATCGTGGTGAACTACGGTGGCCGAGCGGCCGATCTGTGGTGGGACAAGAATGCCAGCGCGCTGGCCCGCCACGCCCACCTCACCGTCATCGACATCCCCTTTCCTGCGGTCGAAACCCTGGAAACGTGGATGAACCGCACGATGCGCTTCAACGTGATGATCCAGGACGGCGAACTGCATTGGATCGGAGACGAGGGCACGCTGGACCTTCGCCCCGTCGTGCGCCAGGCCGGCACCCCGCGCGGTCGCTGA
- a CDS encoding ribonuclease: MSRRSRRRQSSGLRLPLLAFVALLLIGAGAWWWSQRDAAPDAPAVVAAQDAGDPKRVNETLALPPVEDTRPGGLAGQVPTLEPEPARSPPAATQAADALPAFLPPEARTTLDLIQRGGPFPHRQDGAVFQNREGRLPRQARGYYHEYTVDTPGLDHRGTRRIVTGGTPPSEYYYTDDHYDSFRRFEIGQGSTP; the protein is encoded by the coding sequence ATGAGCCGACGCTCCCGCCGCCGCCAGTCCTCCGGTCTGCGCCTTCCCCTGCTCGCCTTCGTGGCGTTGCTCCTGATCGGTGCCGGCGCCTGGTGGTGGTCCCAGCGCGACGCTGCGCCCGACGCGCCTGCGGTTGTCGCCGCGCAGGACGCCGGCGACCCAAAGCGCGTCAATGAAACGCTGGCGCTGCCGCCGGTCGAGGACACGCGGCCTGGCGGTCTTGCCGGGCAGGTGCCCACGCTTGAACCGGAACCGGCGCGTTCGCCCCCGGCCGCGACGCAGGCGGCGGATGCCTTGCCCGCTTTCCTGCCGCCGGAGGCCCGCACCACGCTGGACCTCATCCAGCGCGGTGGTCCTTTCCCGCACCGACAGGATGGCGCCGTCTTCCAGAACCGCGAAGGCCGTCTTCCGCGACAGGCGCGTGGCTACTACCACGAGTACACCGTGGATACGCCCGGCCTCGATCACCGCGGCACGCGGCGCATCGTCACCGGGGGTACGCCGCCGAGCGAGTACTACTACACCGACGACCACTACGACAGCTTCCGCCGGTTCGAGATCGGCCAGGGCAGCACGCCATGA
- a CDS encoding MFS transporter has protein sequence MSTTAEASPGRMPRQIPYIIGNEACERFSFYGMRNILVPFLISSVLLAYLPDQATREGAAKDLFHSFVIGVYFFPLLGGWLSDRYFGKYNTVLWFSLIYCAGHACLALFESHAAGFYTGLFLIALGSGGIKPLVVTFCGDQFDQTNKSKAKVVFDAFYWIINFGSFFASLLMPLVLRNWGAAWAFGIPGILMFIATLIFWAGRKKYVNVPPSRGTDPDSFLNIVRSALLGNERGLGTAIAAVGVIGAVAMLVLWALKFAGVGLWPDAWGFVITACLALGAIIAGVGFGASLQLERARGLHPDAAIEGVRSVLRILIVFALVTPFWSLFDQKASTWVIQGRAMFVPGDAWWWPSFLIQPPTALMGTEEYTKQISAAAAQMQSLNPLMVMLLIPFNNLVLYPALRKMGFNVTALRRMGWGIAISALSWIVAGLLQLQMDDGEKVSLAWQTLPYLLLTFGEVLVSATALEFAYSQAPMAMKGVIMAFWYLTSTFGGLWVLLTNASVRDPAVIGWIQGQGWTENAFLMFFFAGFAFVAALAFALYARTYPMQDNYRTAA, from the coding sequence ATGAGCACGACCGCAGAAGCCAGCCCGGGCCGCATGCCCCGCCAGATCCCCTACATCATCGGCAATGAGGCGTGCGAACGGTTCAGCTTCTACGGGATGCGCAACATCCTGGTGCCGTTCCTGATCAGCTCGGTGCTGCTGGCGTACCTGCCGGACCAGGCGACGCGCGAAGGCGCGGCGAAGGACCTGTTCCACAGCTTCGTGATCGGCGTGTATTTCTTCCCGCTGCTCGGCGGCTGGCTGTCGGACCGTTACTTCGGCAAGTACAACACCGTCCTATGGTTCTCGCTGATCTACTGTGCGGGCCACGCGTGCCTGGCGCTGTTCGAGAGCCATGCCGCCGGCTTCTACACCGGCTTGTTCCTGATAGCGCTGGGTTCCGGCGGCATCAAGCCGCTGGTCGTGACCTTCTGCGGCGACCAGTTCGACCAGACGAACAAGAGCAAGGCGAAGGTGGTCTTCGACGCCTTCTACTGGATCATCAACTTCGGTTCGTTCTTCGCCTCCCTGCTGATGCCGCTGGTGCTGCGCAACTGGGGAGCGGCGTGGGCGTTCGGTATCCCGGGCATCCTGATGTTCATCGCCACGCTGATCTTCTGGGCGGGGCGCAAGAAGTACGTCAACGTGCCGCCGTCGCGCGGAACCGACCCGGACTCCTTTCTGAACATCGTGCGTAGCGCGCTGTTGGGCAACGAGCGCGGCCTGGGCACCGCGATCGCCGCCGTTGGCGTGATCGGCGCCGTGGCGATGCTGGTGTTGTGGGCGTTGAAGTTCGCGGGGGTTGGCCTCTGGCCCGACGCCTGGGGTTTCGTGATTACCGCTTGCCTCGCACTCGGCGCAATCATCGCCGGCGTCGGTTTCGGCGCATCGTTGCAGCTCGAACGGGCGCGTGGCTTGCATCCGGATGCCGCCATCGAAGGTGTTCGTTCGGTGCTCCGCATCCTGATCGTGTTCGCGCTGGTCACGCCCTTCTGGTCGCTGTTCGACCAGAAGGCGTCGACCTGGGTGATCCAGGGCCGGGCGATGTTCGTGCCGGGCGACGCATGGTGGTGGCCCAGCTTCCTGATCCAGCCGCCCACCGCGTTGATGGGCACCGAGGAATATACGAAGCAAATATCCGCGGCCGCTGCGCAGATGCAGTCGCTCAATCCGCTGATGGTCATGCTGCTGATCCCGTTCAACAACCTGGTGCTGTACCCGGCGCTGCGGAAGATGGGCTTCAATGTCACCGCGCTGCGCCGCATGGGGTGGGGCATCGCGATCTCCGCGTTATCCTGGATCGTGGCAGGCTTGCTGCAGTTGCAGATGGATGATGGCGAAAAGGTCTCGCTCGCTTGGCAGACGCTGCCTTACTTGTTGTTGACCTTCGGCGAAGTCCTGGTGTCGGCGACAGCGCTGGAGTTCGCCTACAGCCAGGCGCCGATGGCGATGAAGGGCGTGATCATGGCGTTCTGGTACCTCACCAGCACCTTCGGCGGCTTGTGGGTGCTGCTGACCAACGCCAGCGTGCGCGACCCGGCCGTGATCGGCTGGATCCAGGGACAAGGCTGGACGGAGAACGCGTTCCTGATGTTCTTCTTCGCCGGCTTCGCGTTCGTTGCGGCCTTGGCGTTCGCGCTCTATGCCCGCACCTATCCGATGCAGGACAACTACCGCACCGCGGCCTGA
- a CDS encoding cold-shock protein yields the protein MSDRQTGTVKWFNDAKGFGFITPQSGPDLFVHFRSIQGNGFKSLKEGQQVTFVAVQGQKGMQADQVQAL from the coding sequence ATGTCTGATCGTCAGACCGGCACCGTCAAGTGGTTCAACGACGCCAAGGGCTTCGGCTTCATCACCCCGCAGAGCGGCCCCGACCTGTTCGTGCACTTCCGCTCGATCCAGGGCAATGGCTTCAAGTCGCTGAAGGAAGGCCAGCAGGTCACCTTCGTCGCCGTGCAGGGCCAGAAGGGCATGCAGGCCGACCAGGTGCAGGCGCTGTAA
- a CDS encoding YbaY family lipoprotein, which translates to MIRPLLAVACLSLAACTPRPDTHPGQPAPAPDAPRQTATVEGRATYLERIAAPPGARLSVQLVDAQLADTPAAVIASQEFTDLSGPPYAFSLTYDPAKLRPNGQYGLHAGLRDAQGKLWFVTDTRVPVTLGTSSPVEFRMVRAGGDPVPPTGSPWDQAKARGIVFRGIGTEPGWLVEVGAGPNPPLHAELDYGERKVDVARLDRMPEGYRGKTADQTAVSLTTRREPCSDGMSDTEYPVSMTLVVGEQTYRGCGRFLNE; encoded by the coding sequence ATGATCCGTCCCCTGCTGGCCGTCGCCTGCTTGTCGCTGGCGGCGTGCACGCCGCGCCCCGACACCCATCCAGGCCAACCGGCGCCCGCGCCTGATGCGCCTCGCCAGACCGCCACCGTCGAAGGCCGCGCCACCTACCTGGAACGGATCGCAGCGCCGCCCGGCGCACGCCTGAGCGTGCAGTTGGTCGACGCCCAGTTGGCCGACACCCCCGCGGCGGTGATCGCCAGTCAGGAATTCACCGACTTGTCCGGCCCGCCTTACGCTTTTTCGCTGACTTACGACCCAGCGAAGCTCCGGCCCAACGGCCAGTACGGCCTGCATGCCGGCCTGCGCGATGCGCAAGGGAAGCTGTGGTTCGTCACCGATACCCGCGTGCCGGTCACGCTGGGCACGTCGTCCCCGGTGGAATTCCGCATGGTGCGCGCCGGTGGCGATCCGGTCCCGCCGACCGGCTCCCCTTGGGATCAGGCGAAGGCGCGTGGCATCGTCTTCCGCGGTATCGGCACCGAACCCGGTTGGCTGGTCGAAGTCGGCGCTGGCCCCAACCCGCCGCTGCATGCGGAGCTCGACTACGGCGAGCGCAAGGTCGATGTGGCGCGCCTGGATCGGATGCCGGAGGGCTACCGGGGCAAGACCGCCGATCAGACTGCCGTGTCGCTGACCACCCGGCGCGAGCCCTGCAGCGACGGCATGAGCGATACCGAGTACCCCGTCTCCATGACGCTGGTCGTGGGCGAACAGACCTACCGCGGCTGCGGCCGCTTCCTCAACGAATGA
- a CDS encoding ZIP family metal transporter, translating into MNRVLQPFAHTRTQTSWPYLLAVAAIIAVALWCVVGMPADPAQGGVRQALRGGALCALATALGALPVLVVRAIPQRVSDGLLGFGAGVMLAATAFSLVLPGLDAATGAGYSPWGAAALVSGGILLGAGVLLVMDRVLVDDPLDAQRHLVPSRVMLFVLAIVLHNVPEGMAVGVSAGGRLSGAEGLAMGIALQDVPEGLVVALVLATAGMARSKAVFIGALSGVAEPLAAVPSAWAVGLSSMLLPWGLAFAAGAMLIAVGHSVIPESNRHGHGAIASWGLAIGFCLMMALDTALG; encoded by the coding sequence ATGAACCGCGTCCTGCAGCCGTTCGCCCATACCCGCACCCAGACGTCCTGGCCGTATCTGCTGGCCGTGGCCGCGATCATCGCGGTCGCGCTCTGGTGCGTGGTCGGCATGCCCGCCGATCCCGCGCAGGGTGGCGTACGGCAGGCCCTGCGAGGCGGCGCTCTGTGCGCACTCGCAACGGCCTTGGGCGCGTTGCCCGTGCTGGTGGTGCGGGCGATCCCGCAGCGCGTGTCCGATGGCCTGTTGGGATTTGGGGCCGGTGTGATGCTGGCCGCCACCGCCTTCTCGCTGGTGCTGCCCGGCCTGGATGCGGCCACCGGTGCGGGCTACTCGCCGTGGGGTGCTGCGGCACTGGTCAGTGGCGGCATTCTGCTTGGCGCAGGCGTACTGCTGGTGATGGACCGCGTGCTGGTGGACGATCCGCTGGATGCGCAGCGGCACTTGGTGCCATCGCGGGTGATGTTGTTCGTGCTCGCCATCGTGCTGCACAACGTGCCGGAAGGGATGGCGGTAGGCGTCTCGGCCGGCGGCCGCTTGAGCGGTGCGGAAGGGCTCGCCATGGGTATCGCCCTGCAGGACGTGCCCGAGGGGCTGGTCGTGGCGCTGGTGTTGGCGACGGCGGGCATGGCGCGCAGCAAGGCGGTCTTCATCGGCGCATTGTCCGGCGTGGCCGAGCCATTGGCGGCCGTGCCCAGTGCATGGGCGGTGGGCCTGTCCTCGATGCTGCTCCCGTGGGGTCTGGCATTCGCCGCGGGCGCCATGCTCATCGCGGTGGGGCACAGCGTGATTCCCGAATCCAATCGCCATGGCCACGGCGCGATCGCTTCGTGGGGCCTGGCCATCGGCTTCTGCCTGATGATGGCGTTGGATACCGCCCTGGGTTGA
- a CDS encoding barstar family protein, translating to MSDSGFDPGLTDPAHAGVFFVTEDDLGALAAVGRDAGLLARRIDLSGCDGKAALLLRIATVLDFPDTSGRNWDALSDSLRDLSWLPAPGYVLLFEEAHALRERNEADFDTLLDILDEASQAWAADEVPFWSFIALPEEDFPDLQ from the coding sequence ATGAGCGACTCCGGCTTCGATCCCGGCCTGACCGATCCCGCGCACGCGGGTGTGTTCTTCGTCACCGAGGACGACCTGGGCGCGCTCGCCGCCGTCGGGCGCGATGCCGGCCTGCTCGCGCGCCGCATCGATCTTTCCGGGTGCGACGGCAAGGCGGCGCTGCTGCTGCGCATCGCGACGGTACTGGACTTCCCCGATACCTCGGGCCGGAACTGGGATGCCCTGTCGGACAGCCTGCGCGATCTCTCCTGGCTGCCCGCCCCGGGCTATGTGCTGCTGTTCGAAGAGGCGCATGCGCTGCGTGAGCGCAACGAAGCCGATTTCGACACCCTGCTCGACATCCTGGACGAAGCCTCGCAGGCCTGGGCCGCCGACGAAGTGCCTTTCTGGTCCTTCATCGCATTGCCCGAGGAAGATTTCCCGGACCTGCAATAG